In Ischnura elegans chromosome 9, ioIscEleg1.1, whole genome shotgun sequence, the following proteins share a genomic window:
- the LOC124165738 gene encoding uncharacterized protein LOC124165738 — MATDYSATLAMVWNAEVLDALIELVSKRPHLYDHSDPDYYDKQKVYSSWTAIGQRLGRRPSQVRSMWRQLVKIFVWIHYNEHYKLSDDCYWPHLEKLAFLRPFAGNNTVRMNMACGEELIDYEASMETGMPVAAFITYRSESDKTEEAEDGNMDTSTVLPDEKSLSRPPSPFGAQDAKDFTRISTFPPSLNGMAMQKSFEVEEVLCQYLRKKVAKEKDPNALFLTSVAHDMKMLSSQDQAVFKMKVQQLLVEMISKTNGDME; from the exons ATGGCAACGGACTACTCTGCAACACTTGCAATGGTTTGGAACGCCGAAGTCCTCGATGCATTAATCGAGCTAGTTAGTAAACGCCCTCATTTGTATGATCACTCGGATCCCGACTATTATGATAAACAAAAGGTGTACAGCTCATGGACTGCGATCGGCCAAAGACTCGGACGAAGAC CGTCACAGGTACGATCTATGTGGAGGCAGCTAGTGAAGATCTTTGTTTGGATTCATTATAATGAGCATTATAAATTGAGCGATGACTGCTATTGGCCTCACCTGGAAAAACTTGCTTTTTTGAGGCCATTTGCGGGAAATAATAC GGTCAGAATGAACATGGCTTGTGGTGAAGAGCTGATAGACTACGAAGCATCAATGGAAACTGGTATGCCTGTCGCCGCATTCATTACGTACAGATCAGAATCGGACAAGACAGAGGAGGCCGAAGACGGGAACATGGACACCTCTACTGTACTGCCAGATGAAAAATCTTTGTCAAGACCGCCTTCTCCTTTCGGTGCTCAAGATGCCAAGGACTTTACACGAATTTCCACGTTTCCTCCCTCTCTCAACGGAATGGCAATGCAGAAGAGTTTCGAAGTGGAAGAGGTATTGTGTCAGTATTTGCGGAAGAAAGTTGCGAAGGAGAAGGATCCAAATGCGCTTTTTCTGACTTCGGTTGCTCATGACATGAAGATGTTGTCCAGTCAGGACCAAGCTGTGTTTAAGATGAAAGTTCAGCAGTTACTGGTGGAGATGATATCCAAAACAAATGGTGATATGGAGTGA